One Sagittula stellata E-37 genomic window carries:
- a CDS encoding TRAP transporter substrate-binding protein gives MTYKTLLTSALALGLTAMAANAQDYSFRFQSSDPAGNPNFEFQQGWTETLKEMSDGNVVVELLPVGSIVDYKETQDAVGAGIIDGHITDTSYFAGKDPAFGLIANPVGAWSDPSEMIDFVENGGGAELMNELLNPYGLEFIGVSTPGLEAFVSKVPLDGVADLEGLKVRNPEGLIANVFRAAGAAPVNLPASEVYTSLDKGVIDAADYSVFSVNQEVGMNEVATHPVYPGFHSLPLIEVSMNKAKWDALPEDVQDMFKASVKEFQQTQINALKERDLAAIEEAKAKGDVTIHDWPAEERAKFRGIARGEWEKVASQSEMAQKVYDSLNAYLESKGLIK, from the coding sequence ATGACCTACAAGACCCTGCTCACAAGTGCGCTGGCCCTCGGCCTCACGGCCATGGCCGCCAACGCCCAGGACTACAGCTTCCGCTTCCAGTCCTCCGACCCGGCGGGCAACCCCAACTTCGAATTCCAGCAGGGCTGGACCGAAACGCTCAAGGAGATGAGCGACGGCAATGTCGTGGTTGAGCTGCTGCCCGTCGGCTCCATCGTCGATTACAAGGAAACCCAGGACGCGGTCGGCGCGGGCATCATCGACGGCCACATCACCGACACCTCTTACTTCGCGGGCAAGGACCCGGCCTTCGGCCTGATCGCCAACCCGGTCGGCGCATGGTCCGATCCGTCCGAGATGATCGACTTTGTCGAGAATGGCGGCGGCGCCGAGCTGATGAACGAATTGCTGAACCCCTACGGGCTGGAATTCATCGGCGTATCGACCCCCGGTCTCGAAGCGTTCGTCTCGAAGGTTCCGCTGGATGGCGTGGCAGACCTTGAAGGGCTGAAGGTCCGCAACCCCGAAGGACTGATCGCCAACGTCTTCCGTGCCGCGGGGGCCGCCCCGGTGAACCTGCCGGCATCCGAGGTCTACACCTCGCTCGACAAGGGCGTGATCGATGCGGCGGATTACTCGGTCTTTTCGGTCAACCAGGAGGTCGGCATGAACGAAGTCGCCACGCACCCGGTCTATCCCGGGTTCCACTCGCTGCCGCTGATCGAAGTTTCGATGAACAAGGCCAAGTGGGACGCGCTGCCCGAAGACGTGCAGGATATGTTCAAAGCGTCGGTCAAGGAATTCCAGCAGACCCAGATCAACGCCCTGAAAGAGCGCGACCTTGCCGCCATCGAAGAGGCCAAAGCCAAGGGTGACGTGACCATCCACGACTGGCCCGCCGAAGAGCGCGCCAAGTTCCGCGGCATCGCGCGCGGCGAATGGGAGAAGGTCGCAAGCCAGTCCGAGATGGCCCAGAAGGTCTATGACAGCCTGAACGCCTACCTGGAGTCCAAAGGCCTGATCAAGTGA
- a CDS encoding TRAP transporter small permease subunit, whose amino-acid sequence MSELAKRVAPEAGRLGRIIDKGGYVFAAGIVLAAGILLLEVFLRYVFNSPTLWAHETTTFLCGLAFLYGGLFCVARNSHIRVVLIYDAIGPRARRWLNVAISILSLIASGFFAFASWIMVSKAFWTPTGDFRMETSGSAWNPPTPALVKGFLLLMLIAMALQFLILAFNYLRAPADRASETDV is encoded by the coding sequence ATGAGCGAATTGGCCAAGCGTGTGGCGCCCGAGGCGGGCCGCCTGGGACGCATCATCGACAAGGGCGGTTACGTCTTCGCGGCGGGTATCGTGCTGGCCGCGGGCATCCTTCTGCTCGAGGTCTTCCTGCGCTACGTCTTCAACAGCCCGACGCTTTGGGCACATGAGACAACGACCTTCCTCTGCGGGCTCGCGTTCCTTTACGGCGGCCTGTTCTGCGTGGCACGCAACAGCCACATTCGCGTCGTTCTGATCTACGACGCCATCGGGCCGCGCGCCCGGCGCTGGCTGAACGTCGCCATCTCGATCCTGTCGCTGATCGCCTCGGGCTTCTTCGCCTTTGCCAGCTGGATCATGGTGTCCAAGGCCTTCTGGACGCCGACCGGCGACTTTCGCATGGAAACCTCCGGCTCTGCCTGGAACCCGCCGACACCGGCATTGGTCAAGGGGTTCCTGCTGCTCATGCTCATCGCCATGGCCCTCCAGTTCCTGATTCTCGCTTTCAACTACCTGCGCGCGCCTGCGGATCGCGCTTCGGAGACCGACGTATGA
- a CDS encoding TRAP transporter large permease encodes MSAVLDFAAIGIGPLTLWMFGLMVALLLTGMPLAFVTLLVALVFAVLGYGTMAVPIITSRIYTFVESFVFVSVPMFVLMAALLDRSGIARDLFDAMKLIGGRLRGGVAVQTIFVAVVLAAMSGIIGGEIVLLGMIALPQMLRQGYDRKLAIGVVCAGGSLGTMVPPSIVLIIYGLTANVSIGDLFTAAFIPGFMLAMFYVVYILVLSYSRPNIAPPPDPVPMPGAEKIKLLKGLILPLLVVFFVLGSIYAGIASVTEASAVGVGGVLLSTVLRGEFSLKMLRDSAMQTLATVGMIVWIGIGATALVGVYNLMGGIRFISELMTGISDNPTVIVLVMMAILFVLGAFLDWVGIALLTMPIFVPIIKTLGLDPVWFGVLFAMNMQVSFLSPPFGPAAFYLKSVAPPDISLGEIFRSLLPFIALQVLAVGLLIAFPGITGR; translated from the coding sequence ATGAGTGCCGTTCTGGATTTCGCCGCAATCGGCATCGGACCGCTGACTCTGTGGATGTTCGGCCTGATGGTTGCGTTGTTGCTGACCGGGATGCCGCTGGCCTTTGTCACACTGCTGGTGGCGCTGGTCTTTGCGGTGCTGGGCTATGGCACCATGGCGGTGCCGATCATAACCTCGCGCATCTACACCTTTGTCGAAAGCTTCGTCTTTGTCTCGGTGCCGATGTTCGTGCTGATGGCCGCGCTGCTGGACCGATCCGGCATCGCGCGCGATCTCTTCGATGCGATGAAGCTGATCGGCGGCCGGTTGCGCGGCGGCGTTGCGGTGCAGACGATCTTTGTCGCGGTGGTTCTGGCCGCGATGTCCGGGATCATCGGCGGCGAAATCGTCCTGTTGGGTATGATCGCCCTCCCGCAGATGCTGCGCCAGGGCTACGACCGCAAGCTCGCCATCGGCGTGGTCTGCGCTGGCGGGTCGCTGGGTACGATGGTGCCACCGTCGATCGTGCTGATCATCTACGGGCTGACTGCCAACGTCTCGATCGGAGACCTGTTCACCGCCGCCTTCATCCCCGGTTTCATGCTGGCGATGTTCTACGTGGTCTATATTCTCGTGCTGTCCTACAGCAGACCCAACATTGCCCCGCCGCCCGATCCGGTGCCCATGCCCGGCGCAGAAAAGATCAAGCTGCTCAAGGGCCTGATCCTGCCGCTGCTGGTCGTGTTCTTCGTGCTGGGCTCGATCTACGCCGGGATTGCGTCCGTGACGGAGGCCTCTGCAGTTGGTGTGGGGGGCGTGCTGCTGTCGACCGTGCTACGGGGCGAGTTCTCGCTGAAAATGCTGCGTGACAGTGCGATGCAGACGCTGGCGACCGTGGGCATGATCGTCTGGATCGGGATCGGTGCGACGGCGCTGGTCGGGGTCTACAACCTGATGGGCGGCATCCGCTTCATTTCCGAGCTGATGACGGGGATTTCCGATAATCCCACCGTCATCGTGCTGGTGATGATGGCGATCCTCTTTGTCCTTGGCGCCTTCCTCGACTGGGTCGGGATCGCGCTTCTGACGATGCCGATCTTCGTGCCGATCATCAAGACGCTCGGCCTCGACCCGGTGTGGTTCGGCGTGCTGTTTGCAATGAACATGCAGGTGAGCTTCCTGTCGCCCCCCTTCGGCCCGGCGGCCTTCTACCTGAAGTCGGTGGCCCCGCCGGATATTTCGCTGGGCGAGATCTTCCGGTCCCTGCTGCCCTTCATCGCGCTGCAAGTCCTGGCGGTCGGCCTGTTGATCGCCTTCCCGGGGATCACCGGACGCTGA
- a CDS encoding cytosine deaminase — MDILVRGGTLPDGTQADIAITGDRITAIEPGIDAEAGEVIDATGKLVSAPFCDVHFHMDATMSYGRPRVNASGTLLEGIGLWGDLTRLQSKEDIVARALSYCREAVGKGVLAIRSHVDVTDETFNTVEALLEVRETVKDVLDLQLVAFPQDGWYRTPGAEDQVVRALDAGVDVVGGIPHFERTMTDGAASVTAACTLAAKRGLRVDLHCDESDDPLSRHIETLAAETIRLGLQGRTAGSHLTSMHSMDNYYVAKLIPLIAEAQVAAIPNPLINITLQGRMDTYPKRRGLTRVPELRAAGVTVAFGQDCVKDPWYPLGSGDMLDVAHMGLHVAHMTAPDQMRAAYTMVTDTPAEIMGLDFGLQAGKRASLVVLDATDPIEALRLRPARLAVISNGQVVARTEPARTTLHAF; from the coding sequence ATGGACATTCTCGTCAGGGGCGGCACCCTTCCGGACGGCACACAGGCCGACATTGCGATCACCGGCGACCGCATCACCGCCATCGAACCGGGCATCGACGCCGAGGCGGGCGAGGTCATCGATGCCACGGGCAAGCTGGTCTCCGCCCCATTCTGCGACGTGCATTTCCACATGGACGCAACAATGTCCTACGGTCGGCCGCGGGTGAACGCGTCCGGCACATTGCTCGAAGGCATCGGCCTCTGGGGCGACCTGACGCGCCTCCAGTCGAAGGAGGACATCGTCGCCCGCGCCCTGAGCTATTGCCGTGAGGCCGTCGGAAAAGGCGTACTCGCCATCCGATCCCACGTCGACGTCACCGACGAGACGTTTAATACTGTCGAGGCGCTGCTGGAGGTCCGCGAGACGGTGAAGGACGTGCTCGACCTGCAACTGGTCGCCTTCCCTCAGGACGGCTGGTATCGGACGCCCGGCGCCGAGGATCAGGTCGTCCGGGCGCTGGACGCGGGCGTCGATGTGGTGGGCGGCATCCCGCATTTCGAACGCACCATGACCGATGGCGCGGCCTCCGTCACAGCCGCCTGCACGCTCGCCGCCAAGCGCGGCCTGCGTGTCGACCTGCATTGCGACGAATCCGACGACCCCCTCTCCCGCCATATCGAGACGCTGGCAGCGGAAACCATACGTCTCGGCCTGCAGGGCCGCACGGCAGGCAGCCACCTGACCTCCATGCACTCCATGGACAACTACTACGTTGCCAAGCTCATACCACTGATCGCGGAGGCGCAGGTTGCAGCGATTCCTAATCCTCTGATCAACATCACCCTTCAGGGCCGCATGGACACTTACCCCAAGCGGCGCGGCCTGACCCGCGTGCCAGAACTGCGCGCCGCCGGCGTCACCGTGGCCTTCGGGCAGGACTGCGTGAAGGACCCGTGGTATCCGCTGGGATCGGGCGACATGCTCGACGTCGCCCATATGGGGCTGCACGTGGCGCATATGACCGCGCCCGACCAGATGCGCGCGGCCTACACCATGGTCACCGACACACCGGCGGAAATCATGGGGCTGGATTTCGGCCTTCAGGCCGGCAAGCGCGCGTCGCTCGTGGTGCTCGACGCGACCGATCCAATCGAAGCCCTGCGGCTGCGCCCCGCCCGGCTGGCCGTTATCTCGAACGGCCAGGTCGTCGCCCGAACAGAACCCGCCCGCACGACACTACACGCCTTCTGA
- a CDS encoding MurR/RpiR family transcriptional regulator — translation MTASAPPADYEELIRLIHDRFDGMSKTYQQIAEYLTQNPNEVAVLSVNASAAQCGIHASSFVRFAQALGYSGFKDLQTLFQRRLSTAAPGFEARKKALEGDLRQHGGTAPDALHDLVLRDIASLQDLLDRTDPEAMTRAAEMIDSARTVYLIGQLRSEPVVVLLRYILTMLGKPCVLLDAAGGLATHVARNMSEADLLIAVAFRFYANEVVNVVQETAGKGIPVIAISDSTLSPLNKPATLLFAVPEHDYTFSRSLAAPMCLAQALMVAVAARSQPGAELPRIPTVTTR, via the coding sequence ATGACGGCATCCGCGCCCCCGGCAGATTACGAGGAGCTCATACGCCTGATCCACGACCGTTTCGACGGTATGAGCAAGACCTACCAGCAGATCGCAGAGTATCTGACCCAGAACCCCAACGAGGTGGCCGTGCTCTCGGTCAACGCCAGCGCGGCCCAGTGCGGGATTCACGCGTCCAGCTTCGTGCGGTTCGCGCAGGCCTTGGGCTATTCCGGCTTCAAGGACCTGCAGACGCTCTTCCAACGCCGCCTTTCCACGGCCGCTCCGGGCTTCGAGGCGCGCAAGAAGGCGTTGGAAGGCGATCTGCGCCAGCATGGCGGCACGGCGCCCGATGCGCTGCATGACCTTGTGCTGCGCGATATTGCCTCCCTTCAGGACCTGCTGGACCGCACCGACCCGGAAGCCATGACCCGCGCGGCCGAAATGATAGACAGCGCCCGCACCGTCTATCTGATCGGCCAGCTTCGGTCGGAACCGGTCGTGGTCCTTTTACGCTACATCCTGACGATGCTGGGCAAGCCCTGCGTGCTGCTGGATGCGGCGGGTGGGCTGGCCACGCACGTGGCGCGGAACATGTCGGAGGCGGATCTTCTGATCGCCGTGGCCTTCCGCTTCTACGCCAACGAAGTGGTCAACGTCGTGCAAGAGACAGCCGGCAAGGGTATCCCCGTGATCGCCATTTCCGACAGCACGCTGTCGCCGCTCAACAAGCCAGCGACGCTCCTCTTCGCGGTGCCAGAGCACGACTACACCTTCTCCCGCTCACTGGCGGCGCCGATGTGCCTCGCGCAGGCATTGATGGTGGCAGTCGCCGCGCGGTCGCAGCCCGGGGCCGAACTGCCGCGCATCCCGACGGTCACGACGCGCTAA
- a CDS encoding hydroxyacid dehydrogenase, whose translation MPHVLVAGKLHQFGRDILDAAPDITTTYIDEISEDSYTPHIAGADALLIRTQALTSPTIDRADRLKIVSRHGVGYDAVDVAALNARGIALAVCGDANSTSVAEHACMLILAAFKRALRADVAVRRGPWGWRNQLESQDIRGRNLLILGFGRIGQHTATMMSGFGMNIRAHDPYLHRHGWPDGGIPAFEDLGEALGWADVITVSAPKGDRPLIGAAEFEAMKPGVVIVNTARGGIVDERELAKHLKSGKVSAAGLDVFEAEPLPAIHPLKGFDQVILSPHIAGVTEGAAERMAVASAQNVLDFFAGKLDPALIVNHVQIAQ comes from the coding sequence ATGCCCCATGTGCTTGTCGCCGGAAAGCTGCACCAGTTCGGGCGCGACATTCTGGATGCCGCGCCGGACATCACGACCACCTACATCGACGAGATATCCGAAGACAGCTACACCCCACATATCGCCGGGGCCGATGCCCTGCTGATCCGGACGCAGGCTCTGACCTCGCCGACCATCGACCGGGCGGACCGGCTGAAAATCGTATCCCGGCATGGGGTCGGCTATGACGCGGTGGATGTCGCGGCGCTCAATGCGCGGGGCATCGCGCTTGCCGTCTGCGGCGACGCGAACTCCACCTCGGTTGCCGAACATGCCTGCATGTTGATCCTCGCGGCGTTCAAGCGGGCCTTGCGCGCGGACGTGGCGGTGCGGCGTGGACCTTGGGGATGGCGCAACCAACTCGAGTCACAGGACATTCGCGGCCGCAACCTGCTGATACTCGGGTTTGGCCGCATCGGACAGCACACCGCAACGATGATGTCGGGCTTCGGCATGAACATCCGGGCGCACGATCCCTACCTGCACCGCCACGGCTGGCCGGACGGCGGCATTCCCGCATTCGAAGACCTGGGCGAGGCACTGGGCTGGGCGGACGTGATCACGGTCAGCGCGCCCAAGGGCGACCGCCCCCTGATCGGCGCGGCAGAGTTCGAGGCGATGAAACCCGGGGTGGTGATCGTGAACACTGCCCGGGGTGGCATCGTGGACGAACGGGAACTCGCAAAGCACCTGAAGTCGGGCAAGGTCTCTGCCGCCGGTCTCGATGTCTTCGAGGCAGAGCCGCTGCCTGCGATCCACCCCCTGAAAGGGTTCGACCAGGTGATCCTTTCGCCGCATATCGCGGGCGTGACCGAAGGCGCAGCAGAACGCATGGCGGTCGCGTCCGCGCAGAACGTCCTCGACTTCTTTGCCGGAAAACTGGACCCGGCGCTGATCGTCAACCACGTGCAGATCGCACAATGA
- a CDS encoding HpcH/HpaI aldolase family protein, whose product MKNKLKALWAEGKPAMNGWCSIGNPFTAEIMAAQGYDSVSVDWQHGALDYADMLAMLQAMRASGVTLMARVPWLDPASIMKALDAGAMGIICPMINSRAEAEQFVSYMRYPPQGQRSFGPTRVGFAMPGYGTQMNDEVLALAMIETQGGVDNLEEIAATPGLDGIYVGPADLTLGTQGGRLPPGFDRREPEMVDLIKRIAQVCKANGIKACLHCGTPDYAAQAIGWGYNLTTVGGDSRLLAAAASASVKRFRDLTGAGADGNEGAY is encoded by the coding sequence ATGAAGAACAAACTCAAGGCGCTGTGGGCCGAAGGCAAACCGGCGATGAACGGCTGGTGCTCCATCGGTAACCCGTTCACGGCCGAGATCATGGCCGCGCAGGGTTACGACTCCGTCAGTGTCGACTGGCAGCACGGCGCGCTCGACTACGCCGACATGCTGGCGATGCTGCAGGCGATGCGGGCCAGCGGCGTGACCCTGATGGCGCGTGTGCCATGGCTCGATCCGGCGTCGATCATGAAGGCGCTGGACGCCGGCGCCATGGGCATCATCTGCCCGATGATCAATTCCCGCGCGGAGGCGGAGCAGTTTGTTTCCTACATGCGCTATCCGCCGCAGGGCCAGCGCAGCTTCGGCCCGACGCGCGTGGGCTTCGCAATGCCCGGCTACGGCACGCAAATGAACGACGAGGTGCTGGCCCTGGCAATGATCGAGACGCAGGGCGGCGTCGACAACCTCGAAGAGATCGCCGCCACCCCCGGGCTCGACGGGATCTACGTGGGACCTGCGGACCTGACGCTCGGGACACAGGGCGGGCGACTACCCCCCGGCTTCGACCGTCGGGAGCCCGAGATGGTCGACCTGATCAAGCGCATCGCGCAGGTCTGCAAGGCGAACGGCATCAAGGCCTGCCTGCATTGCGGGACACCGGACTACGCGGCGCAGGCCATCGGTTGGGGCTACAACCTGACCACGGTCGGCGGAGATTCGCGGCTGCTTGCCGCCGCGGCCAGCGCCTCCGTGAAACGGTTCCGCGACCTGACCGGCGCGGGCGCCGATGGCAACGAAGGAGCCTACTGA
- the iolG gene encoding inositol 2-dehydrogenase has protein sequence MTRIALLGCGRIGRMHAEIIAAHPRAKLAGVFDVHSPSSEEVAVRLGVLQYDSPEAAFASDADAVLIATPTATHVDFIKAAVAANKAVLCEKPVDLDFARARQCAEDVKEASAPIMIGFCRRFDPGHRAARDAHRNGQLGELHQVVITSRDPGMAPDGYIETSGGIFRDMTIHDLDLARFMLDEEVTHVTATGARLIAPALMERCGDYDTVTVILTTASGKQAIITNSREAVYGYDQRVELFGSGGMALSDNHRENAAEVWGQGFTRHAAPLQHFFIERYRAAFVAEIDNFVDACAGTAVPEASLEDGVKALALAEACFRSIAEARTIAVKDV, from the coding sequence ATGACCAGAATCGCATTGCTCGGCTGCGGTCGCATCGGACGCATGCACGCCGAGATCATCGCGGCCCACCCGCGCGCTAAGCTTGCCGGCGTCTTCGACGTCCATTCGCCCAGCTCCGAAGAGGTTGCCGTCAGGCTGGGCGTGCTCCAGTACGACTCGCCCGAGGCCGCCTTCGCTTCCGACGCAGATGCCGTCCTGATCGCCACTCCGACCGCGACCCACGTCGACTTCATCAAGGCCGCCGTCGCCGCCAACAAGGCCGTCCTGTGCGAAAAACCCGTGGACCTCGACTTTGCCCGCGCGCGGCAATGCGCGGAGGACGTGAAGGAGGCCAGCGCGCCGATCATGATCGGTTTCTGCCGCCGCTTCGATCCCGGCCACCGCGCCGCACGCGACGCCCACCGCAATGGCCAGCTGGGCGAGCTGCATCAGGTGGTCATCACTTCTCGCGATCCGGGGATGGCGCCGGACGGGTACATCGAGACCTCCGGCGGCATCTTCCGCGACATGACGATCCACGACCTCGACCTTGCCCGCTTCATGCTGGACGAGGAGGTGACGCATGTCACCGCCACCGGCGCGCGCCTGATCGCGCCCGCCTTGATGGAACGGTGCGGCGACTACGACACGGTGACGGTCATCCTGACCACCGCTTCCGGCAAGCAGGCGATCATCACCAATTCGCGCGAAGCGGTCTATGGCTACGACCAGAGGGTCGAACTGTTCGGATCGGGCGGCATGGCACTGTCCGACAACCACCGGGAAAACGCCGCAGAGGTCTGGGGCCAGGGCTTCACCCGGCACGCGGCACCACTCCAGCACTTCTTCATCGAGCGTTACCGGGCGGCTTTTGTCGCCGAGATCGACAACTTCGTCGACGCCTGCGCCGGGACCGCCGTGCCCGAAGCGTCGCTTGAGGACGGCGTGAAGGCTCTGGCCCTGGCCGAAGCGTGCTTCCGGTCGATCGCCGAAGCCCGGACCATCGCGGTAAAGGACGTCTGA
- the iolD gene encoding 3D-(3,5/4)-trihydroxycyclohexane-1,2-dione acylhydrolase (decyclizing) yields MTATVRLTMAQALVRWLCAQHTEIDGERVPLFAGVFGIFGHGNVTCLSEALEQVQDRLPTWRGQNEQSMALAAVGFAKAKRRRQIMVATSSVGPGATNMITAAGVAHANRLPVLLLSGDTFVNRLPDPVLQQVEHYGSPSTTVNDGFRAVSRFWDRIVHPAQILSSLPQAVTTMLDPADCGPAFIGLPQDIQEIAYDYPEAFFAEKVWTIPRPRPARSEVAAAVALLKSAKRPLIISGGGVRYSGAGEALADFAVRRGIPMTETIAGKGAVVHDHPAYTGAMGIEGTDASKELAETADVVIAIGTRMQDFTTGSWTTFAPDAKFLNINAARFDASKHFAQPVVGDALECITELDEALGDWTCDPAQMARAQELYAEWNLALDEGQKPTNAAVPSYAQVIGVVNRKASPDDTMVTAAGGLPGETAKNWRVKAPHTYDLEFGFSCMGYEIAGGWGHAMAKEGKGVPIVMVGDGSYLMMNSDIYSTVLTGHKMIVVVCDNGGFGVINRLQTGMGVPGFNNLLKDARVQNRDAPPHVDFAAHARAMGAEARFCESLTDLETAMDWAQTTDRTTVLVIETDAHVWTDGGADWYVGVPEINERESVRKARDGQEALRRKQRQGV; encoded by the coding sequence ATGACGGCAACAGTCCGCCTGACCATGGCGCAGGCGCTGGTGCGCTGGCTTTGCGCCCAACACACCGAGATCGACGGAGAGCGCGTTCCGCTGTTCGCGGGCGTCTTCGGGATCTTCGGCCACGGCAACGTGACCTGTCTGTCCGAGGCGCTGGAACAGGTGCAGGACAGGCTGCCAACATGGCGCGGCCAGAACGAGCAGTCCATGGCCCTTGCGGCGGTGGGCTTTGCCAAGGCGAAACGCCGCCGACAGATCATGGTCGCGACCTCTTCGGTCGGGCCCGGGGCGACCAACATGATCACTGCGGCGGGGGTGGCCCATGCGAACCGGCTGCCCGTGCTGCTGCTGTCGGGGGACACCTTCGTCAACCGTCTGCCCGATCCGGTGTTGCAGCAGGTGGAGCATTACGGCAGCCCGTCGACCACGGTGAACGACGGCTTCCGGGCAGTGTCGCGGTTCTGGGACCGGATCGTACATCCGGCGCAGATCCTGTCGTCTCTGCCGCAGGCGGTCACGACGATGCTGGACCCGGCCGACTGCGGCCCGGCTTTCATCGGCCTGCCGCAGGACATACAGGAAATCGCCTACGACTACCCCGAGGCCTTCTTTGCCGAGAAGGTCTGGACCATCCCGCGCCCCCGTCCCGCAAGGTCGGAGGTCGCAGCGGCGGTGGCGTTGCTAAAAAGCGCGAAACGCCCGCTGATCATCTCGGGCGGTGGCGTGCGTTACTCCGGCGCGGGCGAGGCGCTGGCCGACTTCGCCGTGCGCCGCGGCATCCCGATGACGGAAACCATCGCCGGCAAAGGCGCCGTCGTGCACGATCACCCGGCCTATACCGGCGCCATGGGGATCGAGGGGACGGACGCCTCGAAGGAACTGGCCGAGACGGCGGACGTGGTGATCGCGATAGGCACACGGATGCAGGACTTCACCACCGGGTCGTGGACGACTTTCGCGCCGGACGCCAAGTTCCTGAACATCAACGCCGCGCGTTTCGATGCGTCGAAGCACTTTGCCCAGCCGGTCGTGGGCGACGCGCTGGAGTGCATCACCGAACTGGACGAGGCGCTGGGGGACTGGACCTGCGATCCGGCGCAGATGGCGCGCGCGCAGGAACTGTATGCCGAGTGGAACCTTGCGCTGGACGAGGGGCAGAAGCCAACCAACGCGGCGGTGCCCTCTTACGCTCAGGTGATCGGCGTCGTGAATCGCAAGGCCTCGCCCGACGACACCATGGTGACCGCGGCGGGTGGTCTGCCGGGCGAGACGGCCAAGAACTGGCGGGTGAAGGCGCCCCACACCTACGATCTGGAGTTCGGTTTTTCCTGCATGGGATACGAGATCGCGGGCGGTTGGGGCCATGCCATGGCAAAGGAAGGCAAAGGTGTGCCGATCGTCATGGTCGGCGACGGGTCCTACCTCATGATGAACTCGGACATCTACTCGACGGTTTTGACCGGTCACAAGATGATCGTGGTGGTCTGCGACAACGGCGGGTTCGGCGTCATCAACCGGCTTCAGACCGGCATGGGCGTGCCCGGCTTCAACAACCTGCTGAAGGACGCGCGGGTGCAGAACCGGGACGCGCCACCACACGTCGACTTTGCCGCCCACGCGCGGGCGATGGGGGCAGAAGCGCGGTTCTGCGAAAGCCTGACCGACCTGGAGACCGCGATGGATTGGGCGCAGACCACTGACCGTACCACGGTGCTGGTGATCGAGACGGACGCCCATGTCTGGACCGACGGCGGCGCCGATTGGTACGTGGGCGTGCCGGAAATCAACGAACGGGAAAGCGTCCGCAAGGCGCGGGACGGACAGGAAGCATTGCGCCGCAAACAGCGGCAGGGGGTATGA
- a CDS encoding SDR family oxidoreductase produces MNRIDGKIAVVTGGTQGLGAAIARLFAEAGAAGIAIVGRGVDKGLKVAASITEATGVPVEMIAADLASVEDVQAIMPAVDKAFGRVDILVNAAGLTDRGNLLNTTPEMFDRMFAINTRAPFFLMQDAVKLMGREGVKGTMVNIGSTSEHAGQPFIAPYCASKAALATLTRNSGFALMRNGIRVNQLDIGWMNSDNERALQESEQGDAGFIDRVAATMPFGRLLEPAEVARAVLWMASDDSGMMTGAVIHFDQSVWGGYDGQAPAPAEPLTA; encoded by the coding sequence ATGAACCGAATAGATGGAAAGATCGCCGTCGTCACTGGCGGCACGCAGGGGCTGGGCGCCGCCATCGCACGCCTGTTTGCCGAAGCGGGCGCGGCGGGCATCGCGATTGTCGGACGAGGCGTGGACAAGGGCCTGAAAGTGGCCGCCTCGATCACCGAGGCGACCGGCGTCCCGGTAGAGATGATCGCCGCCGATCTCGCCAGCGTCGAGGACGTGCAGGCCATCATGCCCGCGGTCGACAAGGCATTTGGCCGGGTCGACATCCTCGTGAACGCGGCCGGGCTGACGGATCGGGGCAACCTGCTGAACACGACACCCGAGATGTTCGACCGCATGTTCGCGATCAACACCCGTGCGCCGTTCTTCCTGATGCAGGATGCGGTCAAGCTGATGGGCCGGGAGGGGGTTAAGGGCACGATGGTCAACATCGGGTCCACGTCCGAGCACGCGGGTCAGCCGTTCATCGCGCCCTATTGCGCCTCGAAGGCGGCGCTGGCGACGCTGACGCGGAACTCCGGCTTTGCCCTGATGCGCAATGGCATTCGGGTGAACCAGCTCGATATCGGGTGGATGAACTCCGACAACGAACGCGCGCTTCAGGAGTCCGAGCAGGGCGATGCCGGCTTCATCGACCGTGTGGCGGCGACGATGCCTTTCGGGCGGCTGCTCGAACCGGCAGAAGTGGCCAGGGCCGTGCTCTGGATGGCGTCGGACGACAGCGGCATGATGACGGGTGCGGTGATCCACTTCGACCAGTCGGTCTGGGGCGGCTACGACGGGCAGGCCCCTGCCCCGGCAGAGCCGTTGACGGCGTGA